A region of Gracilinanus agilis isolate LMUSP501 chromosome 3, AgileGrace, whole genome shotgun sequence DNA encodes the following proteins:
- the LOC123241453 gene encoding B-cell receptor-associated protein 31-like, producing MSLQWAAVATFFYAEILAAVLLCSPFISPQKWLKIFRSRLVRQVVNRGKPYFSVLLLILVLLFMDALWEMRKFDSSEKKGLRNNTVALEQYHMKLYRAQWNLHLTSFSLLMSLLLRRLVTLQSQQALLQASREALRRQALGALEAAQRFLDENERLRAEVGSDGAAQLSTPPASEENQCLREELKKLTEELENSRRNLESAQDEAQALRKRCEGVPQEHDHSAEQQHHEAGERVPEDQKNK from the coding sequence ATGAGCCTCCAGTGGGCAGCGGTGGCTACCTTCTTCTATGCAGAGATCCTGGCAGCAGTGCTTCTCTGCAGCCCCTTCATCTCCCCGCAGAAATGGCTGAAGATCTTCAGGTCTCGCCTGGTACGCCAAGTGGTGAACCGTGGGAAGCCCTACTTCTCGGTTCTCCTGCTAATCCTGGTGCTGCTCTTTATGGACGCCCTCTGGGAGATGAGAAAGTTTGACTCCTCAGAGAAGAAGGGCCTTCGGAACAATACCGTGGCCTTGGAGCAATACCACATGAAGCTCTACCGAGCCCAGTGGAACCTGCACCTCACCAGCTTCTCGCTCCTGATGTCACTCCTGCTCCGCCGCCTGGTTACCCTCCAGAGCCAACAGGCCTTGCTGCAGGCCTCCCGAGAGGCCTTACGGAGGCAGGCGCTGGGGGCCCTTGAGGCTGCGCAGCGGTTCCTAGATGAAAACGAGAGGCTGCGGGCAGAGGTTGGGAGCGATGGCGCTGCCCAGCTAAGTACTCCGCCCGCGAGTGAGGAAAACCAGTGCTTGAGGGAGGAGCTCAAGAAGCTGACAGAGGAGCTGGAAAACAGCCGCAGGAACCTGGAGTCCGCTCAGGACGAGGCCCAGGCCCTGCGCAAGCGCTGTGAGGGGGTCCCCCAAGAGCATGACCACTCCGCGGAGCAGCAGCACCATGAGGCCGGGGAGAGGGTCCCTGAAGACCAGAAAAACAAGTGA